One stretch of Chryseobacterium sp. LJ668 DNA includes these proteins:
- the mraY gene encoding phospho-N-acetylmuramoyl-pentapeptide-transferase produces the protein MLYYLYEYLTSHGIHIPGMNLLRYISFRAGMAVLLSLTIALIYGKSIINYLRGKQMGELVRDLGLDGQKQKEGTPTMGGFIIIIATLIPVLLFTRITNVYIVLLMVTVVWMGAIGFIDDYLKKIKKNKDGLSGKFKIVGQVGLGLIIGVTMYFHPDITVKRKYADTKGVNRNNVEQNFMPAEKITVSTVPFAKNNEFDYSGILFWMNDKDAHEWAWIVFIPIVIFIITAVSNGANITDGIDGLAAGTSTVILLTLAFFTYVSGNIIFADYLNIMFLPNMGETTIFVVAMVGAVIGFFWYNTYPAQVFMGDTGSLMLGGVIAVLAVILRKELMIPVLCGIFLIENVSVMLQVVVFKYRKRKFGLEYAQNNRLFKMSPLHHHYQKDGFHESKIVNRMIIIGVMLAIVCLITLKMR, from the coding sequence ATGTTATACTACTTATACGAATACTTAACGAGTCACGGCATTCACATACCAGGAATGAATTTGTTGAGGTACATTTCGTTCCGTGCAGGAATGGCAGTTTTGTTGTCTCTCACGATTGCTCTTATTTATGGAAAAAGCATCATCAATTATCTGAGAGGCAAACAAATGGGCGAGCTGGTTCGTGATTTAGGTTTAGACGGGCAAAAGCAAAAAGAAGGAACACCTACAATGGGTGGTTTTATTATCATTATTGCCACATTGATTCCTGTTTTGCTGTTTACGAGAATTACCAATGTGTATATTGTGCTTTTAATGGTTACAGTTGTTTGGATGGGCGCGATAGGTTTTATAGACGATTATTTAAAGAAAATTAAAAAAAATAAAGACGGATTAAGCGGAAAATTTAAAATCGTCGGGCAGGTAGGTTTAGGGCTAATTATAGGAGTGACAATGTATTTCCATCCCGATATTACGGTTAAAAGAAAATATGCAGATACAAAAGGGGTCAATAGAAACAATGTAGAGCAGAATTTCATGCCTGCCGAGAAAATCACGGTTTCTACGGTTCCTTTTGCTAAAAATAATGAATTTGACTATAGTGGAATTCTTTTCTGGATGAATGATAAAGATGCTCACGAATGGGCTTGGATTGTATTTATCCCTATTGTAATATTCATCATAACAGCCGTGTCAAACGGAGCCAATATTACAGATGGAATTGATGGTCTCGCCGCCGGAACCAGTACAGTTATTCTTTTGACGCTGGCGTTTTTCACCTACGTTTCCGGAAACATCATCTTTGCAGATTATCTCAACATCATGTTCCTCCCAAATATGGGTGAAACCACGATTTTTGTCGTCGCCATGGTGGGCGCAGTTATCGGATTTTTCTGGTACAATACTTATCCGGCACAGGTTTTTATGGGCGACACAGGAAGCTTAATGTTGGGAGGAGTAATTGCCGTTTTAGCGGTTATTTTAAGAAAAGAATTAATGATTCCTGTGCTTTGCGGAATTTTCCTGATAGAAAATGTTTCGGTAATGCTTCAAGTCGTAGTTTTTAAATACAGAAAAAGAAAATTTGGGTTAGAATACGCCCAGAATAATAGATTGTTTAAAATGTCTCCATTGCATCATCATTATCAGAAAGATGGTTTTCACGAAAGTAAAATTGTCAACAGAATGATTATTATTGGTGTAATGTTAGCGATTGTATGTCTCATCACATTGAAGATGAGATAA
- the murD gene encoding UDP-N-acetylmuramoyl-L-alanine--D-glutamate ligase, whose product MKIVVLGGGESGCGAAYLAKKKGLEVFLSDKGAIKDSYRQFLIDNEIEFEEGNHDEARILSADWIVKSPGIPKKADMIYKIHLKGIRISSEIEFASEFTNAKIIAITGSNGKTTTTSLIYYILKKDGMNVGLGGNIGYSFAKQVADENHEYYVLEVSSFQLDDIQNFRPYISLLLNLSKDHLDQYNYNYEEYALAKFRIAENQENDNFFIYNKDDEMSKNILEKFEIKAKMIPFSTKEKLNEGGFIDDEELIVRLKDKFSMKIEELSLMGTHNVANSLAASIAGKILDINNESIRNSLMTFQAVEHRLELVTEVDGVKFINDSKATNVNATYYALESMKTPTVWIVGGQDKGNDYSEIEDLVKRKVKAIVCLGIDNQKIIDFFKDKKEFIYNTSSMEEAVTISKSLAKNGDTVLLSPCCASFDLFKNYEDRGNQFKEQVLKATAHSNS is encoded by the coding sequence ATGAAAATAGTTGTTTTAGGAGGTGGAGAAAGTGGTTGTGGTGCTGCTTATTTGGCTAAAAAGAAAGGTTTGGAGGTGTTTCTTTCAGACAAGGGAGCCATTAAGGATAGCTACAGGCAATTTCTTATCGATAATGAAATTGAATTTGAAGAAGGAAACCACGATGAAGCAAGAATCTTAAGCGCAGACTGGATCGTAAAAAGCCCGGGAATCCCGAAAAAGGCAGATATGATTTACAAAATTCATTTGAAAGGAATCAGAATTTCTTCGGAAATAGAATTTGCTTCAGAATTTACCAACGCCAAGATCATTGCCATCACCGGGAGCAATGGGAAAACGACGACAACCTCTTTGATCTATTACATTCTTAAAAAAGACGGAATGAATGTAGGTTTAGGCGGAAATATCGGATACAGCTTTGCAAAGCAGGTTGCTGATGAAAACCATGAATATTATGTTTTGGAGGTAAGCTCTTTCCAGTTAGATGATATTCAGAATTTCAGACCGTATATTTCTTTGTTGCTGAATCTGTCTAAAGATCATTTAGATCAGTATAATTACAACTACGAAGAATATGCTTTGGCAAAATTCAGGATCGCTGAAAATCAAGAGAATGACAATTTTTTCATCTATAATAAAGATGACGAAATGAGCAAAAATATTCTGGAAAAATTTGAGATTAAAGCAAAAATGATCCCTTTTTCAACCAAAGAAAAGCTGAATGAAGGGGGTTTTATTGATGATGAAGAATTAATTGTACGGCTAAAAGATAAATTCTCGATGAAAATAGAAGAATTGTCTTTAATGGGAACCCACAATGTTGCCAACAGCTTAGCAGCGTCAATCGCCGGTAAAATATTGGACATTAATAATGAAAGCATCAGAAATTCATTAATGACCTTTCAGGCAGTTGAACACAGACTAGAATTAGTTACTGAGGTTGACGGAGTAAAATTCATCAACGACAGCAAAGCAACCAATGTAAATGCAACATATTACGCTTTAGAAAGTATGAAAACCCCAACCGTTTGGATTGTTGGTGGACAGGATAAAGGAAATGACTACTCAGAAATTGAAGATTTAGTCAAAAGAAAAGTAAAAGCAATTGTTTGTTTAGGAATTGACAATCAGAAAATCATAGACTTCTTTAAAGATAAAAAAGAATTTATTTATAATACTTCCAGCATGGAAGAAGCGGTGACCATTTCAAAATCATTGGCCAAAAACGGCGATACGGTTTTATTATCACCTTGCTGTGCAAGCTTCGATTTATTTAAGAATTATGAAGACCGCGGTAATCAGTTTAAAGAACAGGTTTTAAAAGCAACAGCTCATAGCAATAGCTAA
- a CDS encoding FtsW/RodA/SpoVE family cell cycle protein has protein sequence MNEQYTENKFEYLKGDKVLWMVIIVISIFSIFPVYSASSNLEYIVNNGTTTGHVMKHMFFVVLGLGIMRLAGTVKYEYIGKLSSILLGLMVVLLIVTMFTGQTIDGASASRWLKIPGTPISFQPSSFAFLMLIIYLCRYLTKKITRERLPIENIMYIFGPILLVFVLVAKDNGSTALMILMVSVIVLIIGQLHWKYIAGFISASFVAIALFLLIALNTNMIGGNRVHTWMSRIETFTSSKAKTADVDDESVKAKNYQVMQAKAAIVHGGVTGMGPGKSALKQMLPQSASDFIFAVIVEEYGVIGAVFLISMYLIMIIRIVMIASKMPAFFGSLLVLSLGVMIFIQLAVNIAVAVNLIPVTGQPLPLISYGGTSMLVTYLQLGIILNISSRIQIYDEEGMGKKQSIVEINDIA, from the coding sequence ATGAACGAACAGTACACAGAAAACAAATTTGAATATCTGAAAGGCGATAAAGTGCTTTGGATGGTCATTATTGTGATCTCCATTTTCTCGATTTTCCCTGTGTATTCTGCAAGTTCAAATCTAGAATACATTGTCAATAACGGAACGACAACAGGTCACGTTATGAAGCACATGTTTTTCGTAGTCCTTGGTTTGGGGATTATGAGATTGGCAGGAACGGTAAAATATGAGTACATCGGAAAGCTGAGCAGTATTTTACTGGGTTTAATGGTCGTTCTATTGATTGTGACCATGTTTACAGGCCAGACTATCGACGGCGCGAGTGCTTCAAGATGGCTGAAAATTCCGGGAACGCCGATTTCGTTTCAGCCGTCCTCATTTGCTTTCTTAATGTTGATCATTTATCTGTGCAGATATTTAACGAAGAAAATAACAAGAGAAAGGCTGCCGATCGAGAACATTATGTACATTTTCGGGCCGATTTTATTAGTTTTTGTACTTGTTGCTAAAGATAACGGCTCTACAGCTCTGATGATTTTAATGGTTTCAGTAATCGTTTTGATTATCGGGCAGCTTCACTGGAAGTATATTGCAGGATTTATTTCAGCATCATTTGTTGCGATTGCTTTGTTTTTGTTAATTGCTTTAAATACCAATATGATCGGCGGAAACCGTGTACATACATGGATGAGCCGTATAGAAACATTTACTTCAAGCAAAGCAAAAACGGCTGATGTAGATGATGAAAGCGTAAAAGCAAAAAACTATCAGGTTATGCAGGCGAAAGCCGCAATTGTTCATGGTGGAGTTACCGGAATGGGTCCCGGAAAAAGTGCTTTAAAACAAATGCTTCCGCAGTCTGCATCCGACTTTATTTTTGCAGTAATCGTAGAAGAATATGGAGTGATTGGTGCTGTGTTTTTAATCAGTATGTATCTGATAATGATTATTAGAATCGTGATGATTGCCAGCAAAATGCCCGCATTTTTCGGATCGTTGCTGGTCCTCAGTCTCGGGGTGATGATTTTTATACAATTGGCAGTTAATATTGCTGTTGCGGTCAACTTGATTCCAGTAACGGGACAGCCATTACCACTAATAAGTTACGGAGGAACCTCAATGCTGGTAACCTATTTACAGCTGGGAATTATTTTAAATATCAGCTCAAGAATCCAGATATATGATGAAGAAGGAATGGGAAAAAAACAAAGTATAGTTGAAATAAACGACATCGCTTAA
- the murG gene encoding undecaprenyldiphospho-muramoylpentapeptide beta-N-acetylglucosaminyltransferase → MSKKLKILLSGGGTGGHIFPAIAIADEIRKRFPDAEFLFIGANGKMEMEKVPQAGYKIEGIDIAGIDRGNMLSNLGLPFKIWKSLSKSKRIIKSFAPDFAVGTGGFASGPALYEASKMGIPIFIQEQNAHAGVTNKILSKKAKAVFTAYPRVDGFPNEKIKFLGNPIRENIISGMQETSEAKEKMGLNKDKLTILSVGGSLGSRTLNNGWKDNLDKLKEKGYQLIWQTGKLDYSELSSESRISNLKSQIQLKEFIKDMETAYSAADIIVSRAGAIAISELAVAQKPVLLVPFPFAAEDHQTKNAMTLVEKNAAKMVKDSEMQDKFWSALSEICENENVRKEMSDNLKYFAKPNAAKEIVDEIFKVIK, encoded by the coding sequence ATGAGCAAAAAACTAAAAATATTATTGAGCGGTGGCGGAACAGGTGGACATATCTTTCCGGCAATTGCTATTGCAGACGAAATCAGAAAAAGGTTTCCTGATGCAGAATTTTTGTTCATCGGAGCCAATGGGAAAATGGAAATGGAAAAAGTTCCACAGGCAGGCTACAAAATAGAAGGAATTGACATCGCAGGAATCGACAGAGGAAATATGTTATCCAATTTAGGTCTGCCTTTCAAAATTTGGAAAAGCTTGTCTAAATCTAAAAGAATCATTAAAAGTTTCGCTCCGGATTTTGCGGTAGGAACAGGTGGTTTCGCAAGCGGACCCGCTTTATATGAAGCAAGCAAAATGGGTATTCCAATTTTTATCCAGGAGCAGAATGCACATGCAGGAGTAACGAATAAAATATTAAGTAAAAAGGCAAAAGCAGTTTTTACCGCTTATCCTAGAGTAGATGGTTTTCCGAATGAAAAAATCAAGTTCCTGGGAAATCCTATCCGTGAGAATATCATTTCAGGAATGCAGGAAACTTCTGAGGCAAAAGAAAAAATGGGTTTAAATAAAGATAAACTCACGATTCTTTCAGTTGGTGGTTCTTTGGGTTCAAGAACTTTAAACAACGGCTGGAAAGACAATTTAGATAAATTAAAAGAAAAAGGCTACCAGTTAATCTGGCAAACCGGAAAATTGGATTATAGCGAATTGAGCAGCGAATCTCGAATCTCGAATCTCAAATCTCAAATCCAGTTAAAGGAATTCATCAAAGACATGGAAACTGCCTATTCAGCAGCTGATATCATTGTTTCAAGAGCGGGTGCAATTGCCATTTCTGAGCTGGCGGTAGCGCAAAAGCCGGTTTTATTGGTTCCGTTTCCATTTGCTGCGGAAGATCATCAAACCAAAAATGCGATGACTCTCGTTGAAAAAAACGCAGCTAAAATGGTAAAGGACTCTGAAATGCAAGACAAATTCTGGAGTGCATTATCAGAAATCTGCGAAAACGAAAATGTCAGAAAAGAAATGTCAGACAATCTGAAATATTTTGCTAAACCCAATGCCGCAAAAGAGATTGTGGATGAAATTTTTAAAGTGATAAAATAG
- the murC gene encoding UDP-N-acetylmuramate--L-alanine ligase: MNNLETYQNFYFVGIGGIGMSALARYFHASGKNVLGYDKTNTKLTQLLMSEGIDIVFEDVIDEEITSLEKEKTLVIYTPAIKKLGILDYFNDNRFQVLKRAKVLGLITDNTDCIAVAGTHGKTTTSTLVSHLCKEADLPFSCFLGGISENFKSNFLYNGNQYSVVEADEYDRSFLSLSPDWAVITSTDADHLDIYGDKNTIEEGFRQFAALVPQDKQLFVKKGIEIGRDHKTYAVNEVADYYSDNLRMDYDKIYFDFHTPTETVKDFVWDVPGIHNVENATVALAILYNLGVSFETLKKAIANFKGIKRRYTKHIYPSGKIYIDDYAHHPTEINAVVGSIKTFYPDKKLLVVFQPHLFSRTRDFADGFAESLSNSEELILLDIYPARELQENFEGITSDWLLEKVTLDKKEISDLSEAFNKIKEKEFDILLTVGAGNIDTLYDPICEWLSNN; this comes from the coding sequence ATGAACAATTTAGAAACATATCAAAATTTTTACTTCGTCGGAATCGGAGGTATCGGAATGAGTGCTTTGGCGCGCTATTTCCACGCTTCGGGCAAGAATGTTTTGGGATACGATAAAACCAATACAAAACTGACTCAACTTTTAATGAGCGAAGGAATTGATATTGTTTTTGAAGATGTTATTGATGAGGAAATTACTTCTCTCGAGAAAGAAAAGACATTGGTCATCTATACTCCGGCAATCAAAAAGCTTGGAATTTTAGATTATTTTAATGACAATCGGTTTCAAGTTTTAAAAAGAGCAAAAGTTTTAGGTTTAATCACCGACAATACAGACTGCATCGCAGTTGCAGGAACTCACGGAAAGACAACAACATCCACTTTGGTTTCGCATTTATGCAAAGAAGCAGATCTGCCATTTTCATGTTTTTTAGGTGGAATTTCTGAGAATTTTAAATCAAATTTCCTGTATAACGGAAATCAATATTCTGTAGTGGAAGCCGATGAATATGACAGAAGTTTTCTCAGCCTTTCTCCGGATTGGGCAGTCATTACTTCTACAGATGCAGATCATCTAGACATTTATGGCGATAAAAATACCATTGAGGAAGGTTTTAGACAATTTGCGGCATTAGTTCCTCAAGACAAGCAACTTTTTGTAAAAAAAGGAATCGAGATTGGGAGAGATCATAAAACTTACGCTGTAAATGAAGTTGCAGACTATTATTCAGATAACCTTCGTATGGATTATGATAAAATCTATTTCGATTTTCATACGCCAACAGAAACGGTAAAAGATTTCGTCTGGGATGTTCCGGGAATTCATAATGTTGAAAATGCCACGGTTGCCTTGGCAATTTTATACAATTTAGGAGTCAGTTTTGAAACTTTAAAGAAAGCGATTGCCAATTTTAAAGGCATAAAAAGAAGATATACAAAACATATTTATCCAAGCGGGAAAATTTATATTGATGATTATGCACACCATCCGACAGAAATCAATGCGGTAGTGGGTTCTATTAAAACATTTTATCCGGATAAAAAACTGCTTGTTGTGTTTCAGCCGCACTTGTTCAGTAGAACAAGAGATTTTGCAGATGGTTTTGCTGAGAGTTTAAGCAATTCTGAAGAGTTGATTTTGCTTGATATCTATCCCGCAAGAGAACTTCAGGAAAATTTTGAAGGAATTACTTCAGATTGGCTTTTAGAAAAAGTGACTTTAGATAAAAAAGAAATTTCAGATTTGTCTGAAGCTTTTAATAAAATAAAAGAAAAAGAATTTGACATTTTGCTCACGGTGGGTGCAGGAAATATAGACACACTGTATGACCCGATTTGTGAGTGGCTTTCAAATAATTAG
- a CDS encoding cell division protein FtsQ/DivIB yields the protein MKNKYRILKIAITVIILGFLLSFSLKRFSAQKITDSKISVKLNEKTPVYFIDEKDIKQIVLKENPSGQIGKLNIPELEKKINALPAVDSANVYLNLNGKLNLDIKQRVPVFRLNNDGKDFYVDEKGTEFPISRTYSHPCMLVTGDVKKDEYEKLAELVDKINKDDFSKKYFIGISKYKDSYNLLTSEGNYKVEIGDLENIELKVKGFKTFVEKYLVFQDPEKYNMVSVKYQNQIVTTLNPYFKENDSILKTGHKDLAKTPMTVAPAKKAEVNLKPKVKKASSVSLKPKETTTPKAVVKPKEKKKAPEKKPAAKPKTKAKVKIE from the coding sequence ATGAAAAACAAATACAGAATTTTAAAAATTGCCATCACAGTGATCATTCTTGGATTCCTGCTGAGTTTCTCATTGAAGAGATTCAGCGCCCAGAAGATTACAGACAGCAAGATTTCTGTGAAATTGAATGAAAAAACTCCGGTATACTTTATTGACGAAAAAGATATTAAACAAATCGTCCTTAAAGAAAACCCTTCAGGACAAATAGGAAAATTGAATATTCCGGAACTGGAAAAGAAAATCAATGCACTTCCCGCGGTTGACAGCGCCAATGTGTATTTAAATTTAAATGGAAAACTCAATTTAGATATCAAGCAGAGAGTTCCGGTTTTCAGATTAAATAATGACGGAAAAGATTTTTATGTAGACGAAAAGGGAACAGAATTCCCGATTTCCAGAACCTACTCTCATCCTTGCATGTTGGTGACGGGAGATGTAAAAAAAGATGAGTATGAAAAGCTGGCTGAGCTGGTTGATAAAATCAACAAAGATGATTTCAGTAAAAAATATTTTATTGGAATTTCAAAATATAAAGACAGCTACAATCTGCTGACAAGCGAAGGAAATTATAAGGTGGAGATTGGAGATTTAGAAAATATTGAATTAAAGGTAAAAGGTTTTAAAACTTTTGTTGAGAAATATTTAGTTTTTCAGGATCCTGAGAAATACAATATGGTTTCGGTAAAATATCAGAATCAGATTGTAACGACTTTAAATCCTTATTTTAAAGAAAACGACAGTATTTTAAAAACCGGGCATAAAGATTTAGCAAAAACACCAATGACGGTTGCTCCTGCAAAAAAAGCAGAGGTTAATCTGAAACCTAAGGTAAAAAAGGCCAGTTCAGTTTCTTTAAAACCAAAAGAAACCACTACGCCAAAAGCTGTGGTCAAACCAAAGGAAAAGAAAAAAGCTCCTGAAAAGAAACCGGCAGCAAAACCAAAGACAAAAGCGAAGGTTAAAATAGAATAG
- the ftsA gene encoding cell division protein FtsA, with the protein MENQEYSVGLDIGTTKIVAIVGRRNAHGKIEILGVGKAKSLGVHKGIVNNISQTINSIKAAVAEAQSSAGVPIHKVTVGIAGKHIRSLQHSDYIMRENPDRFITDDDIEALKDQVKKLVMLPGEEIIHVLPQEYKVDSEGEIQEPVGMHGKRLEANFHVVVGQMGSIRNIARCVREAGLEMEALTLEPLASSEAVLTKEEKEAGVAIVDIGGGTTDIAIFKDNIIRHTCVIPYGGGIITDDIKEGCSIIEKHAEQLKVKFGSAVPELEKDSTFVTIPGLHGRPDKEISLKTLAQIINARVEEILEMVNTELKAYGAFEQKKKLIAGIVLTGGGSNLKHLRQLANYTTGFDSRIGFANEYIANDKNQYLKGPEFATSIGLLMESLKIRDKKMVSVEDEAEIEIENKTEQTEQQTVSAVESQSQALQQVVQEYETPAQQQQRKVRLTFGQSLMEKVKKFFEEVE; encoded by the coding sequence ATGGAAAATCAAGAGTATTCAGTAGGTCTTGACATCGGGACGACCAAGATTGTCGCCATTGTCGGAAGGAGGAATGCACACGGGAAAATAGAAATCCTCGGTGTTGGTAAGGCCAAAAGTCTTGGAGTACATAAGGGTATTGTGAATAATATTTCACAAACCATCAACTCTATCAAAGCAGCTGTGGCAGAAGCGCAGTCAAGCGCAGGTGTACCTATTCATAAGGTCACCGTGGGTATAGCCGGCAAACACATCCGTTCGCTGCAGCACTCAGATTACATTATGCGTGAGAATCCCGACAGATTCATCACAGATGATGACATCGAAGCGCTGAAAGACCAGGTGAAAAAGCTTGTAATGCTGCCTGGTGAGGAAATTATTCACGTTTTACCACAGGAATATAAGGTTGATTCTGAAGGTGAAATTCAGGAACCTGTAGGAATGCACGGAAAGCGCCTGGAAGCCAATTTTCATGTGGTTGTAGGGCAAATGGGAAGTATCAGAAATATTGCAAGATGCGTAAGAGAAGCTGGTCTGGAGATGGAAGCACTTACTTTAGAGCCTTTAGCATCTTCTGAAGCAGTTTTAACTAAAGAAGAAAAAGAAGCAGGTGTAGCAATCGTAGACATCGGTGGTGGTACTACAGATATTGCTATTTTTAAAGATAATATCATCCGTCATACGTGCGTCATTCCTTACGGTGGCGGAATTATTACAGATGATATCAAAGAAGGCTGTTCAATTATAGAAAAACATGCGGAGCAATTGAAGGTAAAATTCGGTTCTGCAGTTCCGGAACTGGAAAAAGACAGCACATTTGTAACCATTCCGGGACTTCACGGAAGACCCGATAAAGAAATTTCATTAAAAACTCTGGCACAAATCATCAATGCGAGAGTGGAAGAAATTTTGGAAATGGTCAACACAGAATTAAAAGCTTACGGAGCATTTGAACAAAAGAAAAAGCTGATTGCCGGAATTGTTCTTACAGGTGGTGGTTCCAATCTGAAACATCTTCGTCAGCTGGCAAATTATACCACAGGATTTGACAGCAGAATTGGTTTTGCTAATGAATATATTGCAAACGATAAAAACCAATATCTGAAAGGTCCTGAATTTGCAACATCTATCGGTTTGCTGATGGAAAGCTTAAAGATCAGAGATAAAAAAATGGTCTCCGTAGAAGATGAAGCCGAAATTGAGATCGAAAATAAGACCGAACAAACTGAGCAGCAAACAGTTTCTGCTGTTGAATCTCAAAGTCAGGCTCTTCAGCAGGTTGTGCAGGAATATGAAACTCCGGCTCAGCAGCAGCAAAGAAAAGTTAGATTGACCTTCGGACAGTCTCTGATGGAAAAAGTAAAAAAATTCTTTGAAGAAGTAGAATAA
- the ftsZ gene encoding cell division protein FtsZ: MENIGTQGFSFDLPKGNSSIIKVIGVGGGGNNALKHMYEKGIHGVDFVICNTDAQTLDNNPVSNKVQLGITITEGLGAGADPEVGEKAAIESIEEIKAAMGQNTKMVFITAGMGGGTGTGAAPVIAKVAKDMGILTVGIVTVPFSFEGKRRLDQAELGLDKLRNNVDSLIVINNDKLRQQFGNLGFKQGFSKADEVLTNAAKGMAEVITGYFDVNIDFRDAKSVLQNSGTALMSTGTASGENKAEEAVRKALDSPLLNDNKITGARNVLLLIRSGVEEATMDEIGIIMDYIQKEAGHTADIIFGVGADEELGDAVSVLVIATGFSNDNQKFAGPTEKIRIGLNDALETPKSSPFKTRDEREVTPEQGYDFGGKNLFRLDDEDQSTPQFRSSVEKKMMIDDEDVKTQVKFSDREEDTLQSPVQSWRNEESNAEENVNLFSLEDDNDPNDLEIQSFSFDFENKKEESKNESFNSFSDEKSVEFSFTVNEPIIEQKSDFGQPKYEFESSGIIEKKTEETTHKVETFYQTQEQPKAEEQSVIEKRIETETTRHTESEFTFVNKPADQERVVERRNKLKEFNSRYQNFDHVNEFESVPAFKRKNISIDGANASDQNISTYLSDNNGNMQVRENRFLNKDVD, from the coding sequence ATGGAAAATATAGGTACACAAGGGTTTTCATTTGATCTGCCAAAAGGAAATTCTTCAATCATCAAGGTTATTGGTGTAGGAGGCGGCGGAAACAACGCGCTAAAGCACATGTATGAAAAAGGAATTCACGGAGTAGATTTCGTCATCTGCAATACAGATGCGCAGACTTTGGATAACAATCCTGTTTCAAACAAGGTTCAGCTAGGAATTACTATTACAGAAGGTCTTGGAGCGGGCGCAGATCCTGAAGTAGGTGAAAAGGCAGCAATCGAAAGTATTGAAGAAATCAAGGCAGCAATGGGGCAAAACACCAAAATGGTTTTTATCACCGCAGGAATGGGTGGTGGTACCGGTACAGGTGCGGCTCCCGTGATTGCTAAAGTGGCAAAAGATATGGGAATTCTTACAGTAGGTATCGTTACCGTTCCATTCAGTTTTGAAGGAAAAAGAAGGCTCGATCAGGCAGAATTAGGACTTGATAAACTAAGAAATAATGTTGATTCATTAATTGTTATCAACAACGATAAATTGAGACAGCAATTCGGAAACCTTGGTTTCAAACAAGGGTTTTCTAAGGCCGATGAAGTTTTAACCAATGCGGCAAAAGGAATGGCAGAGGTTATTACGGGTTACTTTGATGTGAACATTGACTTTAGAGATGCTAAATCTGTGCTTCAAAATTCCGGTACGGCATTAATGTCTACAGGAACTGCTTCAGGTGAAAACAAAGCCGAAGAAGCCGTGAGAAAAGCATTAGATTCCCCATTATTAAACGATAACAAAATCACAGGGGCTAGAAACGTATTATTGCTGATCAGAAGTGGTGTAGAAGAAGCAACCATGGATGAAATCGGGATTATTATGGATTATATCCAGAAGGAAGCGGGCCACACAGCAGACATCATTTTTGGTGTCGGTGCTGATGAAGAGCTTGGAGATGCAGTAAGTGTATTGGTGATTGCTACAGGTTTTTCAAACGATAACCAGAAGTTTGCAGGACCTACTGAAAAAATCAGAATCGGTCTGAATGATGCTTTGGAAACACCAAAATCTTCGCCTTTCAAAACCAGAGACGAGAGAGAGGTTACTCCTGAACAAGGATATGATTTTGGAGGAAAAAATCTTTTCAGATTAGATGACGAAGATCAGTCTACGCCACAATTTAGATCGTCTGTTGAAAAAAAAATGATGATCGACGATGAAGATGTTAAAACTCAGGTAAAATTCTCTGATAGAGAGGAAGATACATTACAAAGCCCCGTTCAGAGCTGGAGAAATGAAGAATCAAATGCAGAAGAGAATGTCAATTTATTTTCTCTTGAAGATGACAATGATCCAAACGATCTCGAGATTCAGTCTTTCTCTTTCGATTTTGAAAATAAGAAAGAAGAGTCAAAAAATGAATCATTCAATAGTTTTTCTGATGAAAAATCTGTTGAATTCAGCTTTACGGTAAACGAACCGATCATTGAACAAAAATCTGATTTCGGACAGCCAAAATACGAGTTTGAAAGTTCAGGGATTATTGAGAAAAAAACAGAAGAAACAACTCATAAAGTTGAAACATTCTATCAGACACAAGAACAGCCGAAAGCAGAAGAGCAATCTGTTATTGAAAAAAGAATAGAAACAGAAACTACGAGACATACAGAATCTGAATTTACTTTCGTCAATAAGCCTGCAGATCAGGAAAGAGTGGTAGAAAGAAGAAACAAACTGAAAGAATTCAACTCTCGTTACCAGAATTTCGATCATGTAAATGAGTTTGAATCTGTACCTGCTTTCAAGAGAAAAAACATTTCAATTGACGGTGCCAATGCATCAGACCAAAATATCAGTACGTATCTGTCTGATAACAACGGAAATATGCAGGTCAGAGAAAACAGATTTTTAAATAAAGATGTAGATTAA